CGGCGGCTCCGCATCCCGGATCCGGAAGGCCACGCGCATGAAGAAGGAGCCCCGGTCGGGGTCGGTGGTGTGCTGATCGAGCTCGGTGATGTTGCCGCCGTACTGGGTCAGGAAGCCCGATACGGCCGCAACGATCCCCGGGCGGTCGGTGCAGGTGATCAGCAGGCGGGCGTTGCCCTCCATAGCGCGCTCCGTGGCGAGGGACCATAGGTCCACGCTACGGAGCGGGGGCGATGCCGGCAAGGGTCTAGGGGATGGGGGCGAGGATATCGGTCCGGCGCCGGGGCGCGCGGAGCACCGACGCCAGGTGGGTGATCTCGGCGGAGAGGGGGCGGTCCCGCCGCAGCGGCGCGGCGTGCCCGCGCACCAGGCGGTGCAGGTCGCAGGCGGCGGTGGAGAAGTCGGCCCATCCCGTGCGCTCGGCGGTCAGCTCCATGGCCTGGGTCAGCGTCAGCGCCTGGATGGCCTGCACCTCGAACAACAGGCCCAGGAGGTCCGCCGCCTGCCGGGCGCCGATGGTGCCCATGGTGACCACGTCCTGGTTGTCGGCGTTGGTGGGGATGGACTGGATGGAGGCCGGGGTGGCCAGGCTCCGCATCTCCGCCACCAGCGCCGAAGCGGAGACCTGGGCGCCCATGAAGCCGCTCTGCAGGCCGGTTGCGTCGCCCTGCAAAAAGGCTGGCAGGTCGTTGTTCCGCACCGGGTCCGTGAGCCGGGCGACGACCCGCTCGCCGTGCACGGCGAGCTTGATGGCGGCGTTGGCCAGGGCATCCGAGGCGAAGGAAACGTGCTGGCCGTAGAAATTGCCGCCGTGCCAGACCTCCTCCACCTCGTGGGCGAAGACCGGGTTGTCGGTGACCGCCTGCAGCTCCCGCGTCACCGTCTGCGCGTGGAAGTCCAGGCTGTCGCGCACCGCGCCGAGGAGCTGGGGCGCGCAGCGGATGGTATAGGGGTCCTGGGGCAGGGACTGGCCGGGCAGGACGCCCGCCCCCTCCTCCGGCAGGCCTTCCAGCGGCGGCGGGGGCTGACGGTCCGGCTGCAGCCGCCCGCTGTCGGCGGTCAGCGCGCCGAGGGCCCGGTGCGCCCAGGCCTGGCCGGGGTGGGGACGGACTTGCCCCAGCCCGGGGTTGAGGAATCCCGCATGGGCACCGAACACCTCGGCATTGACGGCGGCCAGCAGGGCAGCCAGCTCCACGGCGCGGGCCGCCTCCGCCGCGTTCAGGGCGGCGATCCCGGTCATGGCGCTGGTGCCGTTGACCAGGGCCAGGGCGTCCCGCCCGGTGGGCACCAGGGGCGTCAGGCCGGCGGCTTCCAGGGCGCGGTCCGCGGGCTCCGGGCCCTCCGGCCCCACCATCTGCCCTTCCCCCATGACCGCCAGGGCCAGGTGGGAGAGCGGTGTCAGATCGCCGCTGGCGCCCACGGTGCCCCGGGCGGGGATGGCCGGCGCCAGATGGCCGTTCAGCACCGCCACCAGAAGATCCAGGGCCTC
This sequence is a window from Thiohalorhabdus sp. Cl-TMA. Protein-coding genes within it:
- a CDS encoding HAL/PAL/TAL family ammonia-lyase; the protein is MELRPDSCPTPEDVERLARGEEGLTLHAEARHRVAESHRFVGRLQAENRRIYGLTTGFGPLADTRVAGHQDGRHQKNLIYHLATGTGPALAPPTARAVLATRILSLARGHSGIRPEALDLLVAVLNGHLAPAIPARGTVGASGDLTPLSHLALAVMGEGQMVGPEGPEPADRALEAAGLTPLVPTGRDALALVNGTSAMTGIAALNAAEAARAVELAALLAAVNAEVFGAHAGFLNPGLGQVRPHPGQAWAHRALGALTADSGRLQPDRQPPPPLEGLPEEGAGVLPGQSLPQDPYTIRCAPQLLGAVRDSLDFHAQTVTRELQAVTDNPVFAHEVEEVWHGGNFYGQHVSFASDALANAAIKLAVHGERVVARLTDPVRNNDLPAFLQGDATGLQSGFMGAQVSASALVAEMRSLATPASIQSIPTNADNQDVVTMGTIGARQAADLLGLLFEVQAIQALTLTQAMELTAERTGWADFSTAACDLHRLVRGHAAPLRRDRPLSAEITHLASVLRAPRRRTDILAPIP